Within the Solenopsis invicta isolate M01_SB chromosome 11, UNIL_Sinv_3.0, whole genome shotgun sequence genome, the region TCAAGATTTTTTAGATTATCGTGATAAAAAGTACCACGAAAAGAGAACGATTCTCGATTCTATACCAGGACTGAGATTGGTATTTAATGTAACTTTAGATTACATGCACCTAATACTGTTaggtattgttaaaaaaatgttaccatTATGGATTCACGGCGAGAACACGTATAGACTCGGCCGTCTACAAATTCTTAAAATCTCGAAACGGcttgaaaataatatgaaaccatttattttaaaagaatttgctcGAAGACCTCAAACTTTAGAGTTTTTGAAGCTGTGAAAAGCTACTGAATTTCGACAATTTCTTCTTTATACGGGGCCAATTGTTTTAAGAAAGattgtaacgatagcatcgttacgaaggtaagttatatctctttctcgctcgcacgccggattataatATATCGTTCCGTCCTTTTTACTcgcacacccgatcacgtgacgtcagtaatctccgtctcgctcactcgcacgcgcggccacgtgacgtcggttccgtcttCCATTTCGCTTGCTCTTGCGtccggtcgcgtgacgtcacacgtaacatcgcgcgggcacgtgcgcgtaggtacacgtcgaaaagtggggtaaacacgtggtttCGACTGCGTGGGCagctggagggtataaatacggagccacaccaggaaggagcaaCCAGTCCAGGGTGGGCCGAGTCTTATGGACGAATTTGATATAGTATTTTGGCGCCATCTGGGTCGGGATACCCTAAAAATTGGAACTACGTAACCAAAATTCCAATATGGTCGCCAATGTTTCTCGCCCGTGGTTGTCCGTCGTTACCATTACATATGGTTTGATGTCATTTGATGTGGTTACGTAGCCTAATGGACTTGATTTCGTTGTTGTGTgtagttacaattttttactggTTTTGTTAATGCCCTGCAGTTTAAATCATAAATTGGAAATCACGTAAGCGTCTTATTTGTGAGTGAGTAATCCCTCGAatcgataaatatataatcaaagaACTGAAGATGTGCATAAAATCACATGTTAATAATCATAGAAAATTGAAGAggttatacaaaataaaaaatgtaattgaaataaaaagaattgtaatataaaaagaatatggcGTTATTGGACCTccaagtttaataaaataatattcttacatagttaaaatttattattatataatgtttttctaATTTGATTTATCAGcaccaattttatttcaattgcattttttttattttgtaacattatttttgaatttttcataattacatattgttatttattaaccCGTAAATACATTCTTTATtcgttcttctttttcttttttttccccagCACTATATAATATTCAAACTTTTAAACAGCATATACTAGTAATATACTTTGTTGCTGTGCTGtttgattgatatagttgaccaaaaaattcGTAGCAGTGCGTAGTTACAAACCATTTTTTTACTGGTTTTGTTAATGCCCTGTAGTTGAAATCATAAATTGGAAATCACGTAAGCGTCTTATTTGTGAGTGAGTAATCCCTCAGACTTTCGTCCGAGCCTTCTGTCTTATTCAGTTATAGTAGAAGATTATAATACAGGATtctatttacagatttaaaaatggGTGGTAGGGCGTGTTGTGTCCCAAATTGTAATTCAGGTAAAAAAGCACCACGTCACAAATTTTCAAAAGATCCAATAAGATGCCACCAATGGgtacaaagtttaaaattggACTTTTTGGAAAATGCGTGTGCACAACATTTACAAAAGTACAGAGTTTGCTATAAACATTTTCGAGAGGAAGACtataaatgttttacacaaTCTCGAGTATTAAAAGAATTTGCAATTCCTGGTCTTTACATTAATTCTGACAATAATACTGAaaataatactgaaaataatactgaaaataaTCCTGTTACTCCTGAAACAATTCTTATTGATCAACAACCATTGCAACAAATTTTGGAAGAAACTGAAATCTCGCAAACCAATAAAAATATGTCCCATATAAAGGAACAAGTACAGCAGCATACGGCAATATTAAATGAAATGACAAAAACAACAGGAGAAGTGCAACATCAATATCAACACTTGCAAAATGAAGTAAATGCATTGAAAAATGAACACGAAAAACGATTCAGAAAGATAGAGGGGCACCTAAgaaggaataataaaaaaaatagtatctcCCGAAGACCAAACTTGCAAGAAGTTACTCGAAGAAAAGATCTAAGTCCCATTGCGAGAAGATTATACGACACCACTGTACTgttaaaacgaaaaaatttacGACTAAAGCGTCTTGTGAAATccagtaataaacataaaaataaagaaaaatcaattgaCGACACAATGAAAAAGCAATTTTCAAGTGAGGTACAACACCAGTTCACTGGTATGCTTTTGCGAAATAGTGATGTACCTCCGAAGGTACATATTTTAAAGACTTAACACTGATCTTATTGCAACTTTTAATATACAGCCATGTGTGTGCAAAAGTATTAAGCATcttataattttcaagttattcTAAATTGTGATAGAAGCaggcaaaaataaaactatataattttaagtagttataaatattgattacttaaaaatatatacagattTATTTTTGCCTGCCTCTATCACAATTtagaataactttaaatttataaggTGCCTAATACTTTTGCACATGGCTTTGAAAATGacaatgtcaaaaattttttttaaagtattaaatcactttgtttaataattaataattattctttacagtttttttctgAGGGGAAAGGGGTCGAATATTAAAGATGCAAGTTAGCATCGTTAATCattaaattgattcaatttaataaatgtgatattaccTGTTCAGattcaacttagaactgtgtttATGACTGAAAAagtaattcggcgcgcagtctCGTTGAATTTGAATAGATTTATTAactcacaaataaatataaaagtactaaaacctagctacgaccgtaaaTGGGCTtctcttgttcaatttgtaataattattaaacgagttatgtaacatttcaaatattaacaattcagtttaataataatctacTGCTTATATaagtcttattttaataatattgtagagTTAGGTATTGTAGAGTTagcttattttaataatattgtagagttagagttttaataatattgtaggaATGGGCTtctcttgttcaatttgtaataattattaaacgagttatgtaacatttcaaatattaacaattcagtttaataataatctacTGCTTATATaagtcttattttaataatattgtagagTTAGGTAGCACATTATTTACATAGGAAAAAcgacaattttttgttaaaaaaacgatttttccaaaaaaacgggaatttttctggttttttcAGCGACTTGAATAGCggttttttaaaactattaatcTCTGCGAGTAACACTTAGCACGACTCATGAGCccgattattattaatagattccaaagtagaaagatattcgacAGATATTGTAACAcacaaatctaaacaagaaggcctTCGATACGGTCGTAGCGAGATCTTAGTGCTTCATATTtacttgtgtgattttatatactttctcaatAGATTCCATTCAATTTGACCTCACAAATACTTAATTCATACAACTATAATGTTTTGTGTGTTTCATAAGtacattatacaaaattgttttgttttgtcGTTGTTTTTGTAGGCAAGAAGATacacaaaaatagaaaaaatgttttgcctCAGTATTTACAAAAGATCTCCGTCCTGTTACAACTTCCTTCACAATCACTTGCCCTGTCCTGCAATAAGTACATTAAAATCAGAATTAAACAATATACCATTGAAAGCTGGATGTACCCGAATGATAATAAagtttctgaaatatatttgtaaaaatattaaagatgaaAGTGCAAAATACGTAGTGCTTCTATGGGACGAGATGTCACTACAACCTTCCTTGATTTACAATAAGATGGAAGATCAAATTATTGGATTCGAGGATTGGGGGATGCGCAGAACGCGAAAAATTGCCGATCATgcgattacattttattttagatgtTTAAAAACAGGGCAAAAGATGCCGTTAGGCTACGGTTTTTGCGAGAGTGCAACAAAAGCATCACAATTGGTATGCTGTATCAAACAATGGTTGGCAAACATAATCATTTCAGGATTTATTCCCGTAGCAACAGTTTGTGATCAAGGTGCTacaaatattgctgcaataaataCCTTAATTGCAGATAGTAATCTGATACGTGCAAAAAAGAATTTGCCTCCAAGTAAGTGCAAATCATCCGAATAGGCACATTgttcaaatattaattgtattataacagtataataaattcaggaaaattttgcaataataagtTGTCGAAATActgtacaatttataaatatttttccaaaaataaatgaaattagacatttaatgtttatatcatttaaaattgaaagatgtaattaaaaaatttcgaatattATGCGacaattactaataatataaaaaaaatttcagaaaatacttttattataaaaggaaAAGAGATTGTACCAATCTATGATTATGTGCACTTATTGAAGGCAACAAGGAATAATCTCTTGACCAAAGATTTAGACATTAACAAGAATACATGTCAAGAAATAAAGTACGCTTCTTGGGAAGACATCAAGATTGCATTTGACATGGACAAAAACACGTCTCTAAAATATCGCCAGTTGCGAAAAATAACTGATAAACATATACACCCAAATGTAATTCCGAAAATGAGAGTTAAATATGCGTCTCAAGTTTTCTCTGCCACATTggcaaattttttagatatcaTATTACTTTTAAGTATTGATAAGACTGTATAAGCTGTTCAAATAAAGACTCCACCATCCCGCGgtgtaaaaaaatagaaagtattaaaaataaagctgtacgtagcaaatattttattgttaaaatgaaatatatgaCATGCAGGCTCGGTTATTCATTATCtgataaatttatgattatgaATATCACCCATAATGATGCTACAGGTAAAGCTAATAGGATAAAATATCAGATGAAGTCTAACCATAAGTTAACCAAgcaatgaaaaaccgggccgcaataaattattaattaagaataactttattctttaatttcttgtttaaaattaaatgtttttgagTCTGTAAAATACGCAACAAATTAAGGTTTTTCAGATGTGTCatatacaagtaaaaaataaatgccatgcctttaaataatatgatattacACCGTGGGAAATCTGAGATATAacattccaaaatattttttaaatcttatcatTTTCATTTGTTATTATAGGAGTTGTCGAAACACAAAAAGGCACTATGAAATTGACATCAAACGCTGCAGCAACGAgtgaaattttacatttcttcaaCGATTTGTTTGATTCATTCAACGGAATTAAAGGACAAGGATTGAGTAGCAAAATCCATAAAAATAGTGGACATGTCCATTTTTGGCAAGAAGCTTgccaaaaattaatcaaaatgcaATTCGTTACAAAGGAGTCTAGAAAGATTATAAGAAAGAATGCTccaaaatgtttgattaattgGATATGGACCATCAGAGGTACCATAAAAATATGAGATATATTACAGCAAAATAGTTTTCCATCAttgaatttaaagtatttaaatcaAGATGCTCTGGAAAATTTCTTTAGCCAGATTCGAAGCAATGGTTGTGCTAATAGAAATCCCAGTCCTTCTCAATTTGAAGGCTCCTTCAGGTCTTTAGTTGTTTCAAATTTAACATCGAAACATTCCGTTGGAGCAAACTGTACAAACGACGAAGGAACCTCATTTGCTCTGTCTCAATTTTTGAATCTTAATAAAGATTCAAGAGAAATAAATTCAGAGGAAGAGGTAATTGAACACGCGGAAGCTGCCATACCACCAACAAGAAAAACTGAAATTGCATTAAGTGGACAAAAAGTTATCAAAtatgtacgcaacagtaagacAATTGCGGAGTGCAAAGAATGCGTTCAAATTATAGACAATTCTCGAACGTTACAATTTATAGAAGATGCCTccgaatatttagaaaagatcTTTATGAATGTCTGCCACGAACcgaatgttgcaaaaaaattaacatgtgTTTTGGAAGAAAAGTGTCCGCCTATTCTTCTTCAATGCACACATGCCAAACCAATACTTTGTCAGATAATTGCCGaggattttataaaatcatccTGTATGttcataaatagaattttatgcCGAAAAATGGAAATCGAATCggacaattatatatataatatggcAAAAAGAATGTCGCTAAAATACTGCAGaaaagaaagcgaaagaaaatttgttgaaaacagTATTAGATTACAAATTTGTTCTTATTCTGTActccaaatataaataaaatataagaaaaaatattaaaaaattgtgtacttttatttaaaaaattatttcttaaaaatattaaaaattagtaaagatcGGAACCATTTAGCAAAGATAAGAACATAAAAGGTTTCGCATTCTTACCGACAGAATGCTATTTAGTTCGGATTTGGGGGGTATCCCGAGATAGATGGCGTTCAAAAcactgtaaaattttttaacatgggACTCGGCCCACCCtgaccagtcggttccaaatcaccggtaccgacactccgggagtac harbors:
- the LOC105206331 gene encoding 52 kDa repressor of the inhibitor of the protein kinase-like; its protein translation is MGGRACCVPNCNSGKKAPRHKFSKDPIRCHQWVQSLKLDFLENACAQHLQKYRVCYKHFREEDYKCFTQSRVLKEFAIPGLYINSDNNTENNTENNTENNPVTPETILIDQQPLQQILEETEISQTNKNMSHIKEQVQQHTAILNEMTKTTGEVQHQYQHLQNEVNALKNEHEKRFRKIEGHLRRNNKKNSISRRPNLQEVTRRKDLSPIARRLYDTTVLLKRKNLRLKRLVKSSNKHKNKEKSIDDTMKKQFSSEVQHQFTGMLLRNSDVPPKFFSEGKGVEY
- the LOC105203458 gene encoding uncharacterized protein LOC105203458 codes for the protein MFCLSIYKRSPSCYNFLHNHLPCPAISTLKSELNNIPLKAGCTRMIIKFLKYICKNIKDESAKYVVLLWDEMSLQPSLIYNKMEDQIIGFEDWGMRRTRKIADHAITFYFRCLKTGQKMPLGYGFCESATKASQLVCCIKQWLANIIISGFIPVATVCDQGATNIAAINTLIADSNLIRAKKNLPPKNTFIIKGKEIVPIYDYVHLLKATRNNLLTKDLDINKNTCQEIKYASWEDIKIAFDMDKNTSLKYRQLRKITDKHIHPNVIPKMRVKYASQVFSATLANFLDIILLLSIDKTV